Genomic window (Magnolia sinica isolate HGM2019 chromosome 6, MsV1, whole genome shotgun sequence):
CTAGAAGTGATAATGCTCAAAGCAAATAAGAACTAACCTTTTTCTATTTTACATGTGTCAGAGAAGCACTAAATCAGGATATTCTAGCCATTCTTGCTTTGCAACTTTACATGTACCTCACTAACACAAATCTGCCTGAGATTGACCCCAAATCACTTAGCTCTGTTTTGAAGGCTTGATGATGCATGCACACACGTGTTCCTACaaccttgttttcttttttcttttttggttatgGATGAGTACACATTCCTATGACTACACTTTAGCACTGCTGCATCTTCCCAAGCATTTCTGGTGATTTTACCATGACAATTGCCTGAGATGATGTACTCAATCTGTGACATTCTAAATGTGCTTCCTCCCATCAGATGTTGTAGCCTTTATTTCCATGAAAAACAATACCAGATATTTTTTTCTCCATAACACTTCTTTGGACAACCTAATCAAACTGGAATCAGAGGCATGTGCTGAACCCACCAAGAACCTTGAACCTCGGAGAAACATCAGTCAGCTACCATCACTTCCATTGAAATGATGCTAAAGGTCATGGAAAAGCCTATCTGTAGTCTTCATAAAAAATCTAGCTCCAAGTGAACCAAGAAACAGGCAGATGGTTTTATCAAACCAATCAAGTGCAAAACAATATATCCTTATTCCTATACAGATTGATATGCATTGAGAACAGATAAGGTATTCCAGTAGCCACAATACAAGACTGATATTTGCATTGAGAACAGATCAGGCATTCCAGTAGCCACAATACAAGAGATATTTCCAGTGATGCCTTATGATCATGCTGCTAAACCATGAGATAATGGAAACATAGTGTGAAGGCATCCCACTTTCTGACCTCCAAAGCATGCCCACCATAGTTTGAGCTTCCAACTCCAAATTCCAAAGAACAGTATACCACGATTAAAGTAAACGGTAAAGACTATAACTAATAAAAGATAATCAGACCAATATATACAAAATGAAAACTGCAAACATTAGAGAAAACATCACAAGGAGTAAAATCATTTGAACACAACATGAAGTGCTTctctttcattaagttcatatgaAATTGGCAACAAACTACGGTAATGTAAAACAGCGGTACACCAAATCATTCCGAAAACCCTGCTGTATTCAACTCTAGTGATATATTTCTGGAAAAGAAAAAAGGTTATTCTAACACATACAAGGGATAATACATCAATATGCAAAATACAAGCAGCATACAAGCTACAAGCTCGAAGAAGTCACGTGGTGATTCAAAGAACATTTGTCAATGTCTATCTATGCTGAATAATTTCAAAGACAGAATTACAAGAACATTCATCTACTAAAGCATCTAGACACCAAACTCAACTGTGTATATGCACCCACCTCCAGTATCCAATCTTCAACTCCCAATGAAAAGCAAATGTACGGAAGCAACCGTAAAAGTGTGTCACATACAAAAGAACAGATTTTGAGATGAACAATCTGATTCACGGAAGGTGAATGTTGAGAGAAAGAAAAGCTAGTAGAGGGCTAGAAATTACTTCAAATACCCTCTTATGGCGTATGTAAAATACAGGTATATCGCAGCCTCTTTGCGCGAAACAGTTGCTACAAATGATCCAGCAACGGAGTCGTGTCTGGAAAAGAAAGCAGTTTACTCCCTCCATCTAGGGCTTGAGATGGGAAGAAATCCAGAAGGTGATGGCGGGAACAACAACCCAGGAGAAGGCGGGAGCTGTGGCCCGGGGCCAAGAATCCCCGAAGCCTGCGAGAGGGGCGAAAGCGAGAAATTGGGAGTCATAGGGGGCGGGAACTGGAACCCGGGTGAGAAAGGGTACGGTGACCACGGTGAAGAGAGATTCAAGAAGCTGCTCGGGGACGGCAAGATTGCTGGAGAGAGGGGAGCGCCGCCGCGGGGTGAAGGGAAAGCGGGGGCGACGGGCGGCGTTGGCAGTATGCCCGGAGAGGGAGGCTGGCCTTGAGCCTGACCCGGCAGCATCTGCTTCATGCTCGGGTCTAGGATCGAATTCTGAAGGTAACGCATGTAGGCAGAGATCGGCGACTCAGCAGTGTTGGCCCAGGCCGGGTCCGCAGCAGGCAGCAACGGTGAAAACGGACCGGGCCGAGCCAGGAAAGGGGAATTGGGGTTGGGGTTGTGGAGGACGGGTGGAGGTGTCGGGATAGGCGGCCGAGCAACGGGCGGCGTGAGCGGCGGTGGGCGGATCTTCTGCAGACGCATGCTGGGGGGTTTGGGGGGGTTATTGTGGCGGGGTACGGGCGGTGGCGTTGAGAGCTGGTCGTGGTGGGAAGGAGAGCCAGTGAGCTGCTGCACGATGTTGCGGAAATCGTTCTTGCTGATGTTGTAGACTTGGGGCtggggctgctgctgctgttgctgatgCTGCTGGAGATTCTTAGGGTTTGTAAAATTCGGGTGGTGGAGAGGGCTTTTACGGATGTTTTTCCCGATCTTGTTCACGCCCAAATGCTCGTTGTGCTGCCTGTTCATGTTCCTTGAGAAATTCGAATTCGAGCTATCCATTCCTTCAATAGAATTCAAAGATTGGGTCTTGCCAAACGCGTAGTAGAATGGATTCTAATCCATCAGAGAATAAAATCTACGACTGAGAAGAGAATGGTagatctaaggaagaaaaaaggaaaaagagaggagaGCTGAGGTATTTTTTCTTGTCCTCTTTTTCTTATCTTTGACTTTCGAGAGCGAGAACGAGAGCAAGACCGCGTTTTTCTCTCGTGTTGAGCGGTTTGGAAAGGATACGATcttgttttgagagagagagagagagagaaagagagagaaaccctaGTTTTCTAGCAGTGACGGACTACTTACGTTTGCTCCTATTCCCTGTCTCCTCCGCACACGCCCTTGAGAACTACAGACCTACGGAAGGAGGGAATTCAGTCAACGAGTCAGATGAGCATAAAAAAGCACCAGTGCATAACGAACTGACGTCCGGTTTGGTAATCCTCCGGACCACCGAATTAGCTTTCCGCCGTCTCCCGGCTAACTGGGCCGACAACTTGGcaacccaaacctaacccgaGTTTGTgtcgggttgagttgggttgagttgtCAAGGTCACCGGGTCAGGTTTGAGTTGAGGTCATTCAGGTCCGGTTAAGTCGAGTTGGGAATAAACACGTgtatctaggtcaggttgagtccAGTGTGTTTAAGCACCTCCAGTTAGAATTTGAGCCAGATTGGATTTCGGTCAGGCGAAAATGGGTCAACCTTCAACATGACCTAAGCCGCTGTAGTTGCACCCCTACATCTTAAAACCATAGAAGGAATTGTAAATTGGGGATGGCAATACAATGAAAGTCCAATGCTAAGCCCAGCCCAAGCTTGAGAAAAAAGCTTGGTTGAGCTCGGTTGGGACCCGACTAGCATGCATTCCACTTGAAATGTTACtagtcaggtgagccacacatgcaTGAAGAAATAGAAAGGCAATATTTGTAAGATATTATTATATGAAGTAGGGTTGGTCTAAAATGACTTGAACCTGGTCATTTACACATTTCAATGTTGGACACATATACCTGCTAGTGTGACTTAATAAGCACCCCATGCAGCACATTTGCTTGAGAACCCTTTTTTAATGAGTACTAGCTAACATATGTCACCAAACTCCTCTAAGCCGAATATACTTTACCTGCTAAAACCTACACACGCTAATTCGTTGTGAATACATGTGATTACATAATCTACATCAATAATATGTATCATCATGTGTTAGAAGAATATTTATGGTGTactatatgtatgtatgtataattaCATGTAGAAAATTATTAATTGGGCAAAAAATTAATTCCAAACCCATACCCATACCTAATCTGTGTTGGGCCAAGTTTAGGTGCACATTGGGTGCACCCAACCAGTTGACACCCCCATTATAGACCAGGTTAGCTTAGTTTAAAGTTAAGTCAAATTCGTAGGCTAGTATTAAAGTTTTTAAAATGCACCATACAttgaaaaaatttaaaagttCAAAATAATTGATTAAGCTTTTTAGATTGTTTTTTAAATATATCAAGTTTTTACAATTGGTAAAAACGTGTGTTTTAGCTTTAGCCGTACCTCTTGATTATTGTTGCCGAATACGGTTAGATTGTTAATGTTGTATATTCAAGTTAAAATATTCTCTCCTATATTTATCCTAgataagaagaagagaaaagccaATATGCATTAGATCGAGGCTAAGGCCACACATAGAGAGATGCACAAATGTGTGGATTTGTGGAGAtagggactctctctctctctctctctctctctctctctctacacgtGTGGTGATGCCTTGAGGAGCTTAAGCATCTAAGTCTCTATCTTATTTATCCTCTCCCTATGGAATatgatctctttttttttttctttttcttttttttaagggttagcttgttagtacacacccatgtcagtacacacactccatgctaGTCACCGCCgccagggatcgataccaagacctcaagtgttgaaacaaggtatcttcactcagtttgccagttgagctatggatccagGTGTCTGTGGAATATGATCTCATTTATAAAGAGGAATTAGAATTTTAAGAAGATACAACAGTATTATGTTCAATTACTCTACAAACTTTATATATCCGACTACATTTAAAGTATGTGAATTATGCCAAATTATGTACTCAAAAAAACTCTATCACTCCATCGAAAACAGTCATATATCCTTACTCTAATTTTCATGCAAATTAAGTAGACCATAAGATCTCAGTAGTCGAAATTATCATCAAGTGCCTTGAAAATATTGTAACAATTACAACAAAATATTAATAATTGAAGACACTCATGAATCCATTTAAAACCTTAATTAGAAGACTTGTACCAATAAAAATCACTTAATATATGATACGATTTATTAGATCTTTCCTCATATGAGTGCCAATAGGAGACAAATAGATCCCTTGTTGGATTATGTGAATATTAACCATATCCTAATCTATAAACTACAATCCTACATATATATGGGCTATTGTAATCGACTCCGTAAGGCAGCCCAGGGCACATTACACTAGGAACGTGAACTCACCAGAGCccttaagtttaaggatttgtaAGACTTAGTACATGCACAAATTGATCATAGTATAAGGATGATGAGTTCTCTAGTTTAGAGACTTGAATTGATCATTCCAATGCAAATATTCAATAGTTTTAATATGAAGAGCATATTCTTATAGCATGCTTACACTCTTATGTAGGATGGTGCATAGGTACAACTTGTTGTTGAACCCACGTTAGAATTTTAATGAAACATAGTGgaataaaacttttcaaaacctcATTTCAATTAATCCTAAGTATTATTGCCTTGTCGTATATTCATCTAGTGCTCAGATTTAGGCAACCCACTATTGATACATTAGAAATAACCATAGCTTAATGAAGATTTACCTAAAATTAAGATAACTAAGGAGCATATCTTGATTATCTCATATACAAAAACTAAACCGACCAAATTACCATTTGACTTAAGAATCAAAGAATTAGGATACTTAGGACCAAATTATCATTCCCGCTCATTGCGAATGACTCACGTCACAAACTTAGATAATTCAAGCTTAGTTAATTGCTCATGATAAATTTCGTTAATTGTTTTATTATAAAAATATACAAATTAACCAAATAAGCTCTATACTGCTCGTTAGTTAGTCATTAAACGTGAAATTATACAAAAACATTCGT
Coding sequences:
- the LOC131248018 gene encoding protein HAIKU1-like — its product is MDSSNSNFSRNMNRQHNEHLGVNKIGKNIRKSPLHHPNFTNPKNLQQHQQQQQQPQPQVYNISKNDFRNIVQQLTGSPSHHDQLSTPPPVPRHNNPPKPPSMRLQKIRPPPLTPPVARPPIPTPPPVLHNPNPNSPFLARPGPFSPLLPAADPAWANTAESPISAYMRYLQNSILDPSMKQMLPGQAQGQPPSPGILPTPPVAPAFPSPRGGAPLSPAILPSPSSFLNLSSPWSPYPFSPGFQFPPPMTPNFSLSPLSQASGILGPGPQLPPSPGLLFPPSPSGFLPISSPRWRE